ATCTGGTACGCGCTCGGTCACATCAATGTTCGTAATTTCATGGACTTCATCGTATAGACTCTCAATATGCTGGATATTGACCGCCGAGATGACACTGATCCCTGCATCCAGAATTTCCAGTACATCCTGCCATCGTTTTTCATTTTTGGAGCCGGGAATATTCGTATGGGCCAGTTCATCGACAATAGCGATTTCGGGATGGGTATTGATAACCGTCTGCACGTCCATCTCCTCCAGCTCGCGACCTTTGTAAAACAGCTTTCGTCGGGGGATGATGGGAAGACCTTCTATTAAGGCATGCGTTTCAACTCGGTTATGAGTTTCGATAAATCCGATTTTAACGTCAATGCCACTTCGCAAAAGGGCATGCGCTTCCTGAAGCATACGGTAGGATTTACCTACCCCAGCGCTCATGCCAATATAAATCTTAAACTTACCCCGGCGCGATTCCTGGATAAGTCGAAGAAACTGTTCCGCCGATTGATCTCGTTCGTCAGCCATTAATCAGATTGGGAGTGAATGATAGTATCATGCAACTAAAGTTAATCATCGTTTCGACGCAGGTAAATGGAAAGACCCGCTAAACCAACTACGGCGAGCAGGTTAGCCAGAATACCCACCGACCATCGGTCCTGACCGGGAACAAATACCATGATCAGAACGGCCAGCAAATTAACCCGCACGGTCACTAATCTCGATAGCATATGCATCCGCTGGCGGTTGGCCAGTTGCCTGACCAGGGTCAGGTTAACGAAGTGCGGCTCTTTTTGCTCCAGAGGCAGATCAGGGGGCACACTATAGTAAACAAGGCCACTGCCAAGCAGAAAAAACAATACGGGTGTCCATTGCTGATAAAGCGATACGCCCCACACTCCCTGCGCGATCAGTAGAAACGAAACCCCTGTCAAAAATCCGGCCGTGAGTAGACAGAGGATGACGCGTTGTTTGGCACGAAGATTCTGTTGACGATTGGCCCAGTACATAAAAAACCTTCGAAGTAGGTTCAACAAAAATAACGACCAGACCAAGTTGGTTAGCCATTGTTGACGGGTGCCGAACTGATCGGCCTGGCCATGCTCATCAAAATGCAGGGGTAACCGATCTGGCAGCCGATTCCAGACGAGTGCAATGGCCAGAATCGGCAAGCCAGTCAGCGCATAACTCAGCAGTTGGACTTTCAACTTAATAGACATGGTAAAAAGGCCAGGGTTTAGCAGTACCGGGTAATGGCAAGATCAGTGATAAGAAATGCGCTCATGTCAGTTGTCTTACCACTGATCTAGACTTTACTATGAATCAAGTAGTCAGAAAGAAACGGCTAAACTGGTTGTCAGCGACGTATTACTACGGCCAAAACCACTCGTTGTTTCAAAAATGGCGTCTTTGCTATTGTACACTTTGCCTTCGATTCGAAAGAGCGCATTGGGCAGGATCGCGTAATCATAGTTGAGCGAATACCCCCAGGTCTGGAATCCGTTTGGGGTGCCAGTGGCGATGATGACCCCGTTTTTATCATCGTAGTATTCAATCCGGCCAGCCAAATAGCTTTTCTCACTCGTTGCCAGACGAGCAATAATTACTGGCGAATACCATACATACGAGCCATTACCTGCCCGGCGATCACCGCTAACGATAGGTTTACGATCCGAACCAATATCGAAGCCCAGGATCACCCCGAACTTGCCCGCTGGGTTAATGATGGCGTAGAAATTATTAAAGAAGCGGCCCTGTTTCAGCGAATCCGGGCGGTCTGAACCAACAAACGTACTCCAGTTTAGTGTCAATGTTGAGGAAGGTCTATATTGCACCTGCGTA
This window of the Spirosoma aerolatum genome carries:
- a CDS encoding DUF1648 domain-containing protein; this encodes MSIKLKVQLLSYALTGLPILAIALVWNRLPDRLPLHFDEHGQADQFGTRQQWLTNLVWSLFLLNLLRRFFMYWANRQQNLRAKQRVILCLLTAGFLTGVSFLLIAQGVWGVSLYQQWTPVLFFLLGSGLVYYSVPPDLPLEQKEPHFVNLTLVRQLANRQRMHMLSRLVTVRVNLLAVLIMVFVPGQDRWSVGILANLLAVVGLAGLSIYLRRNDD